A single window of Chitinophaga sp. XS-30 DNA harbors:
- the fumC gene encoding class II fumarate hydratase gives MDFRIEKDTMGEVKVPANAYFGAQTQRSIDNFRIAQDTNKMPKEIIAAFAYLKKAAALTNQEAGVLPAEKAALIGKACDEILEGKLDAEFPLVVWQTGSGTQSNMNVNEVVAYRAHVLNGGQLTDKDKVVHPNDDVNKSQSSNDTFPTAMHIAAYKMLLEVTIPGIKKLRETLAKKSKEFMHVVKIGRTHFMDATPLTLGQEISGYVSQLDHGLRAINNTLPHLSELALGGTAVGTGINTPEGYAENVAKKIAELTGLPFVTAENKFESLAAHDAIVEAHGALKTVAVSLMKIANDIRMLSSGPRSGIGELYIPDNEPGSSIMPGKVNPTQCEALTMIAAQVMGNDVAINIGGATGHFELNVFKPMMIYNFLHSARLLGEGCVSFNDKCAEGLAPIEANIKKHVDNSLMLVTALNTKIGYYKAAEIAQKAHKEGTTLKEMAVKLGYVTEAEFDAWVDPANMVGKIS, from the coding sequence ATGGATTTCAGGATAGAGAAAGACACGATGGGAGAGGTGAAAGTACCGGCAAATGCATACTTCGGTGCCCAGACCCAACGCTCCATCGACAATTTCAGGATCGCACAGGACACGAACAAAATGCCCAAAGAGATCATCGCGGCATTTGCTTACCTGAAGAAAGCGGCTGCCCTCACCAACCAGGAAGCCGGAGTATTGCCCGCCGAAAAAGCCGCGCTGATCGGCAAGGCCTGCGATGAGATACTCGAAGGCAAGCTGGACGCGGAATTTCCGCTGGTGGTATGGCAAACCGGTTCCGGTACCCAGTCCAACATGAATGTGAATGAAGTAGTAGCCTACCGCGCACATGTGCTCAACGGCGGCCAGCTGACCGATAAGGACAAAGTGGTGCACCCGAACGATGATGTGAACAAATCACAATCTTCCAACGATACCTTCCCCACTGCCATGCATATTGCAGCATATAAAATGTTGCTGGAAGTAACCATCCCCGGCATCAAAAAACTCCGGGAAACGCTGGCGAAGAAATCAAAGGAATTCATGCATGTGGTGAAGATCGGGCGAACCCACTTCATGGACGCCACTCCGCTGACGCTGGGGCAGGAGATCAGCGGGTATGTTTCACAGCTGGATCATGGCCTCCGCGCCATCAATAATACCCTGCCGCACCTGAGCGAACTGGCGCTGGGCGGTACGGCCGTGGGCACCGGCATCAATACGCCGGAAGGATATGCAGAGAATGTAGCGAAGAAAATAGCGGAGCTGACCGGGCTGCCTTTCGTGACCGCGGAAAATAAATTCGAGTCGCTTGCCGCGCATGACGCCATCGTGGAAGCCCACGGAGCGTTGAAGACCGTAGCCGTAAGCCTGATGAAGATCGCCAACGATATCCGTATGCTCAGCTCCGGCCCACGCTCCGGTATCGGCGAACTGTATATCCCGGATAATGAACCCGGCTCTTCCATCATGCCCGGTAAAGTGAACCCCACGCAGTGCGAGGCCCTCACGATGATCGCCGCGCAGGTGATGGGGAATGATGTGGCGATCAACATCGGCGGAGCTACCGGCCATTTTGAGCTGAACGTGTTCAAACCGATGATGATCTATAACTTCCTGCACTCTGCCCGCCTGCTGGGTGAAGGCTGCGTAAGCTTTAACGACAAATGCGCGGAAGGCCTGGCGCCGATCGAAGCCAATATCAAAAAGCATGTGGACAATTCCCTGATGCTGGTGACCGCGCTCAACACAAAGATCGGCTACTACAAAGCCGCCGAGATCGCGCAGAAAGCGCATAAGGAAGGCACTACACTGAAGGAAATGGCGGTGAAGCTCGGATATGTGACCGAAGCGGAATTTGATGCCTGGGTAGATCCCGCCAATATGGTCGGGAAAATCTCCTGA
- a CDS encoding sulfite exporter TauE/SafE family protein, with protein MSNNEVIDKVEQRVATVETQKVLIDLVNEDNNRKRWIWVSIGVSVLAVVAGLWFTYVYGISHDTQTQIARITRNIFTDKLLFFMGVGLTAQVIDGALGMAYGATSSSLLLGLGVSPAMTSTSVHVAEVFTTGASGIAHFKLGNVNKKLFLHLLIPGMLGAIIGAYLLSDKIDGEVIKPFMSAYLMILGVLILRKALQRHKPKSKTRRLGPLAFFGGFMDAVGGGGWGPIVTSTLLSKGRTVNYTIGSVNAAEFFISVSSAGTFLLFNGVDSWQVIIGLILGGVIASPFAAVLVKRMKRKPLMIIVGVLVIAMSLRTIIMAFMQ; from the coding sequence ATGTCGAATAACGAGGTGATCGATAAGGTTGAGCAACGCGTCGCTACCGTTGAAACGCAAAAGGTGCTTATTGATCTTGTAAATGAAGACAATAACAGAAAGCGCTGGATCTGGGTATCCATCGGCGTTTCCGTGCTGGCGGTGGTAGCCGGGCTGTGGTTCACTTATGTTTACGGCATTTCGCATGATACGCAAACGCAGATCGCCCGGATCACCAGGAATATTTTTACGGACAAGCTGCTTTTCTTTATGGGTGTGGGCCTTACGGCGCAGGTGATCGACGGGGCGTTGGGCATGGCCTATGGCGCCACTTCTTCATCGCTGTTGCTGGGCCTCGGCGTATCCCCGGCGATGACCAGCACCAGTGTGCATGTTGCGGAAGTATTCACCACCGGGGCCTCGGGTATCGCCCATTTCAAACTCGGCAACGTCAACAAGAAATTATTCCTCCATTTACTGATCCCCGGCATGCTCGGCGCCATTATCGGCGCTTATCTTTTGTCCGACAAGATAGACGGCGAAGTGATCAAACCCTTTATGAGCGCATATCTCATGATCCTCGGTGTGCTCATCCTGCGCAAGGCGCTGCAGCGCCACAAACCGAAGAGCAAGACCCGCAGGCTGGGGCCCCTCGCTTTCTTCGGCGGCTTCATGGATGCTGTGGGCGGCGGCGGATGGGGACCTATCGTTACGTCTACCCTGCTGAGCAAAGGACGCACGGTAAATTATACCATCGGTTCCGTAAACGCGGCTGAGTTCTTTATCTCCGTGTCCAGCGCCGGTACCTTCCTGTTATTCAATGGTGTGGACAGCTGGCAGGTGATCATAGGGCTGATCCTTGGCGGTGTGATCGCCTCTCCTTTTGCGGCAGTGCTGGTGAAGCGGATGAAAAGAAAACCGCTGATGATCATCGTGGGTGTGCTGGTGATCGCCATGAGCCTGCGCACGATCATTATGGCTTTTATGCAATAG
- a CDS encoding lipoprotein signal peptidase, translating into MKYRHIVLIVVLILLADQVLKFWIKTNMTIAEQFPVISSWFYIHFIENEGMAYGLKFGGEFGKIALTLFRLVAVVVGFFYMNKLVKEQYHKGLLICGALILAGAAGNLIDSMFYGLIFSASTRYDVAQFMPSGGGYGTFLHGNVVDMLYFPLFDGTLPDWVPFWGGEHFIFFRPVFNIADAAISVGVIAILLFQKRFLVKKEEAPAGVESGVMVNDKQQAM; encoded by the coding sequence TTGAAATATCGTCACATTGTCCTGATAGTAGTGCTGATCCTGCTGGCTGACCAGGTGCTGAAGTTCTGGATCAAAACGAATATGACCATTGCAGAACAGTTCCCGGTGATATCCAGCTGGTTTTATATTCATTTCATTGAAAATGAAGGGATGGCCTATGGTTTGAAATTCGGCGGAGAATTCGGCAAGATAGCCTTGACACTGTTCCGGCTTGTTGCGGTAGTAGTGGGATTCTTCTATATGAACAAACTGGTCAAGGAACAATACCATAAAGGTTTATTGATCTGCGGCGCCCTGATATTGGCCGGCGCGGCAGGCAACCTGATAGACAGCATGTTCTATGGCCTGATCTTTTCCGCCAGCACCCGCTATGATGTAGCGCAGTTCATGCCTTCAGGCGGCGGTTACGGTACTTTCCTGCACGGCAATGTGGTGGACATGCTGTATTTCCCGCTGTTCGACGGTACTTTGCCGGACTGGGTGCCTTTCTGGGGCGGTGAGCATTTTATTTTCTTCCGCCCGGTATTCAACATCGCGGATGCTGCGATCTCCGTTGGCGTGATCGCTATCCTGCTCTTCCAGAAACGCTTCCTGGTCAAAAAAGAGGAAGCGCCTGCGGGGGTGGAAAGCGGTGTTATGGTAAATGACAAGCAACAGGCGATGTAA